A portion of the Sulfuricurvum kujiense DSM 16994 genome contains these proteins:
- a CDS encoding thioredoxin family protein → MKKIIFTLLVLTFSLFGADIKWEKDIVSAVDRAAKEKKPLMVLVTKNGCRWCEVLKEKTLKTPKVVSIVNHDFVAYEGVVDEGTVPPSLMTQGTPATWFIKGKSPMFEPIMGAVESEDFLKALDIVKQEYKKSATQK, encoded by the coding sequence ATGAAAAAAATTATTTTTACCCTTTTAGTTTTGACGTTTTCACTCTTCGGAGCGGACATCAAATGGGAAAAGGATATCGTCTCTGCCGTTGATCGAGCCGCGAAAGAGAAAAAGCCGCTTATGGTGTTAGTGACGAAAAACGGCTGTCGATGGTGTGAAGTTTTAAAAGAAAAAACGTTGAAGACACCTAAAGTCGTTTCGATCGTCAATCATGATTTTGTCGCATACGAGGGAGTCGTCGACGAGGGGACGGTTCCGCCGTCTTTGATGACGCAGGGAACTCCGGCAACATGGTTTATCAAAGGGAAATCGCCGATGTTTGAACCGATTATGGGGGCGGTAGAGAGTGAAGACTTTCTAAAAGCGCTTGATATCGTCAAGCAAGAGTATAAAAAAAGTGCGACGCAAAAGTAA
- the hisD gene encoding histidinol dehydrogenase — protein MTLINTNEPNFKSVFDELLGRGKMDMEHVSSIVKGLIDEIRSDGDSALMTHIAKFDRWSPSNGAELRIDAADMKRAYEALDPTLKASLHLAYDRIRTYHEKQLPKSWFDTEANGTILGQKVTPVDRAGLYIPGGKAAYPSSLLMNVIPAQVAGVEHIVVTTPTPDNEPNELLLAACHLCGVTEVFKVGGASAIAAMAYGTETIPKVDVITGPGNIFVATAKKMVFGEVNIDMIAGPSEIGVLADDSANPSHIAIDLLSQAEHDEMASSILITPSQKFAEACAAEVEVWLKKLPREEIARKSIDERAAIIVTSSMEEAVKFMNEIAPEHLEVATDNPFALLPSIKHAGAIFLGHYTPEAIGDYVAGPNHTLPTGGTAKFYSPLGVENFMKKSSIISFSRQAINEIGEACALIAHTEGLGAHEASVRCRLDV, from the coding sequence ATGACCCTGATTAATACAAATGAACCCAACTTTAAATCTGTTTTTGACGAGCTGCTGGGGCGCGGCAAAATGGACATGGAACACGTCTCCTCTATCGTCAAAGGGCTGATTGATGAGATTCGTTCAGACGGAGATTCCGCCTTGATGACCCATATTGCGAAATTTGACCGATGGAGTCCGTCAAACGGTGCAGAGCTGCGTATTGACGCTGCAGACATGAAACGCGCATACGAGGCATTGGATCCGACACTCAAAGCCTCTTTGCATTTAGCGTATGACCGTATTCGCACGTATCATGAAAAACAGCTTCCGAAAAGTTGGTTCGATACCGAAGCCAACGGAACGATATTGGGGCAAAAAGTCACTCCGGTCGATCGTGCCGGCCTTTATATCCCCGGAGGGAAAGCGGCATATCCGAGTTCATTGCTGATGAATGTTATTCCTGCCCAAGTAGCGGGTGTTGAACACATCGTCGTAACGACACCGACTCCGGATAATGAACCCAACGAGCTTTTATTGGCGGCGTGCCATTTGTGCGGTGTTACCGAAGTGTTCAAGGTGGGCGGAGCGAGCGCGATTGCAGCCATGGCATACGGTACGGAAACGATTCCGAAAGTCGATGTCATTACCGGACCGGGTAATATTTTCGTGGCAACGGCGAAAAAAATGGTATTCGGAGAGGTCAATATCGATATGATCGCCGGACCCAGCGAAATCGGTGTATTAGCAGACGATTCGGCTAATCCGTCCCATATTGCCATTGATTTGCTTTCTCAGGCTGAACACGATGAGATGGCAAGCTCTATCTTGATCACGCCGTCTCAAAAATTTGCGGAAGCGTGTGCGGCAGAGGTTGAAGTCTGGCTCAAAAAACTTCCGAGAGAAGAGATCGCCCGCAAATCGATCGACGAGCGTGCCGCTATCATCGTGACGTCGTCGATGGAAGAAGCGGTAAAATTTATGAACGAGATTGCACCGGAGCATTTGGAAGTAGCGACTGATAACCCTTTCGCATTGCTCCCCTCTATCAAACATGCCGGAGCGATTTTCTTGGGTCACTATACTCCTGAAGCGATCGGTGACTATGTTGCAGGACCGAATCATACTCTTCCGACCGGAGGGACGGCGAAGTTCTATTCTCCGCTCGGTGTTGAGAACTTTATGAAAAAATCTTCGATTATTTCCTTTTCCCGCCAAGCGATCAACGAAATCGGCGAAGCGTGTGCACTTATCGCACATACCGAAGGTCTTGGTGCTCACGAAGCCTCTGTCCGCTGTCGATTAGACGTCTAA
- a CDS encoding 4Fe-4S dicluster domain-containing protein has product MQLGFLVDLRLCMGCKGCEIACKVENEVPLSTWRLRVKYVDVGTFPETKRTFTPLRCNHCANAPCERICPVSALHYIENGIVNIDKERCIGCAGCVMACPYGAIYIDPQTQTADKCTYCAHRVASAMMPSCVVACPVEANIFGDLDDPMSNISKYIQSHQGNVQVRKPEKGTDPHHFYVGGGNVTLNPLASFRGEGHNLFNNLKHLPIGGH; this is encoded by the coding sequence ATGCAGTTAGGTTTCTTGGTAGACCTTCGCCTATGTATGGGGTGTAAGGGCTGTGAGATTGCGTGTAAAGTGGAAAATGAAGTTCCCCTTTCTACATGGCGTCTACGTGTCAAATATGTCGATGTGGGGACATTTCCCGAAACGAAACGGACGTTTACACCGCTTCGCTGTAACCACTGCGCCAATGCGCCGTGTGAGCGAATTTGTCCGGTAAGTGCACTTCACTACATCGAAAATGGAATCGTTAATATCGATAAAGAGCGCTGTATCGGGTGTGCCGGGTGTGTTATGGCGTGTCCGTACGGTGCGATCTATATCGATCCGCAAACACAAACGGCCGATAAATGTACCTATTGTGCACACCGTGTTGCAAGTGCTATGATGCCATCATGTGTCGTAGCATGTCCGGTAGAGGCAAATATCTTCGGTGACTTGGATGATCCGATGTCGAATATCAGTAAATATATTCAGTCCCATCAAGGGAACGTTCAAGTACGCAAACCGGAAAAAGGGACTGATCCACACCACTTCTACGTAGGCGGCGGCAATGTAACACTTAATCCGTTGGCATCGTTCCGCGGTGAAGGCCACAACCTTTTCAATAATCTTAAACATCTCCCGATTGGAGGGCACTGA
- the nrfD gene encoding NrfD/PsrC family molybdoenzyme membrane anchor subunit: MVHETIAATNAVVTLDVALPGIVWGWIITMNMWAKSIGTGIIFLGFFLLKKYPEQTGFIRFPIAAISIVFIHIFLFFTVIDLHQMFRFWHIFFYPHLTSAITIGAWMATGFVGLLFGMAYAIYMKKDEALYDKLLGWTVLLAVPVTLYTAGLMAQSTARELWQMPTESAQMILAALLAGTSAMILLGGNKFSDTIKKDLAIILGLAAAAAFILYMAELIFGPMKAEEVAAVLHYIKGGEYTVMFWIGQAMAFIVPMILVCLSLKNQSYYLLKIAAVSALVGLWVSKHVWLVIPQLLPMS; encoded by the coding sequence ATGGTACACGAAACAATAGCGGCAACAAACGCGGTTGTAACTCTTGACGTTGCTCTTCCGGGAATCGTATGGGGTTGGATCATAACGATGAATATGTGGGCGAAAAGTATCGGTACCGGTATTATTTTCCTCGGCTTTTTCTTGTTGAAAAAATATCCGGAGCAAACAGGATTTATCCGTTTCCCGATAGCGGCAATTTCGATTGTATTTATTCATATTTTCTTATTTTTTACCGTTATCGATTTACATCAAATGTTCCGTTTTTGGCACATTTTCTTTTATCCTCATCTGACATCGGCGATTACGATCGGTGCATGGATGGCGACAGGATTTGTCGGATTGCTGTTCGGCATGGCGTATGCGATCTATATGAAAAAAGATGAAGCGCTATACGATAAGTTGCTCGGATGGACTGTTCTTCTGGCTGTTCCGGTAACGTTGTATACGGCGGGTCTTATGGCGCAATCAACAGCGCGTGAATTGTGGCAGATGCCGACCGAATCGGCGCAAATGATTTTGGCCGCTTTGTTGGCCGGAACTTCGGCAATGATCCTTTTGGGCGGAAACAAATTTTCGGATACGATTAAAAAAGATCTTGCGATTATTTTGGGGCTTGCGGCAGCAGCGGCATTTATCCTCTATATGGCGGAACTTATTTTCGGCCCGATGAAAGCCGAAGAAGTTGCTGCGGTCTTGCATTATATTAAAGGCGGCGAGTACACAGTCATGTTCTGGATCGGTCAGGCTATGGCATTTATTGTACCGATGATCCTTGTATGCTTGAGTCTTAAAAACCAATCGTATTATTTGTTAAAAATCGCAGCCGTATCGGCATTAGTCGGTTTGTGGGTGAGCAAACACGTTTGGCTCGTTATCCCCCAATTGTTACCAATGAGCTAA
- a CDS encoding molybdopterin-dependent oxidoreductase: MYLESRRTFLKGTALTVAGAAIAKGVFTTDAAAESVKASKFTNTPDTLSFYPPLDQWGQFQELDGVDWKRGGIDRHGVQSENNPDGIYVNDYMIVPTACSNCEASCGLTAWIDKKTFTVKKYMGNPLHPGSRGRNCAKGYAVQSQMYDPDRIPFPLKRAPGSKRGEGKWIRTTWDEAMGTIGKKMADTIRKGDLLSKKSVMYHVGRPNENGFVPQIWETLGLDSYNSHTNICSSNGRTPTIWTANDDRTSPDWANAKLIFLNSSHAADAGHYFAQSAAFIADARKKGAKMVVMDPRMSNSAGMSDLWIAAWPGTETAIYLYLANRILNENMVDKKFVKKWFNWETLMNDSEHLNFMVEKGQISKLPAGRDFESYLELLKDMYSPYTLEYAVKETHVPAYKLEKLYEMFIWAGDAISTYIWRATAAGNRGGWMSGRAAYFAIGLRGAIGTEGGTFFHHWHVISVSGKGGSATVGQGVSGADVPKVQAWNELTWPPEWPLSTYELSYLLPHLLTDKAWQKKWNDRGLTVPSKLAVYIPRMYNPVWINPDGFRWIEVLKNEEIMELTMNLSPVWSETNWYMDYVLPVGLAGERHDQHSEATFPARWTTFRQPVLRVALEKSGWKAKNPARATLEAHIKAGLGEVWEENEFWFQLCTDFIDPDGSLGIKKMWESKRHPGKTVTISEWYDAAFGDNLPKLKETATNDPRYMNEEFPVYSYLRDHGVWMEEDKIYHAMERELKMEEGEVISHGHKFAASTMSVGAGGIISAQDHNGKEKKIGVEIDGKKMEGFATLSKKLEFYTQWATDWKWREYAMPFYPRNDKEKGEMVHIVSHVNHMYMKEENSFALNTVFRLPYNIHTRSANSKHLMEISQNHDPIWISTKDAQRLGFKRGDAIRVKIVDTVSGLESGHFVAMAVPTEGVLPGTLACSHHGGRWKLTNAVTIPNGVSDGKVAPGAAPRDLGNKEFLAESPANVGKADGQSIIDDYEGTTGLNSFGVPVAEVQMDGKVGKLKYVEGIKPFHTERFGEYNRDSGNVWWDGLSGSWQNAVAAPHPDPVSGMHCWHHKVLLEPAQAGDKIGDIFVNYDNNFKVYQAWRDTLSRGLDANSTLRRPRHIKRPWVNLDPSVYDVSIKS, translated from the coding sequence ATGTATTTAGAAAGCAGAAGAACATTTTTAAAAGGCACCGCACTTACCGTAGCGGGTGCCGCAATTGCTAAAGGTGTATTTACGACCGATGCTGCTGCAGAATCGGTAAAAGCGAGTAAATTCACCAACACCCCTGATACTTTGTCCTTCTATCCACCGTTGGATCAATGGGGACAATTTCAGGAACTTGACGGAGTAGATTGGAAACGGGGCGGTATCGATCGTCACGGTGTACAAAGTGAAAATAATCCGGATGGTATCTATGTTAATGACTATATGATCGTTCCGACGGCGTGTTCGAACTGTGAAGCGTCATGTGGGTTGACCGCTTGGATTGACAAAAAAACGTTTACGGTTAAAAAATACATGGGTAACCCGCTTCATCCGGGTTCACGCGGGCGTAACTGTGCGAAAGGGTATGCGGTTCAATCGCAAATGTACGATCCGGATCGTATTCCGTTCCCGTTGAAACGTGCCCCTGGTTCTAAACGCGGTGAAGGAAAATGGATCCGGACCACGTGGGATGAAGCGATGGGGACTATCGGTAAAAAAATGGCCGATACGATCCGTAAAGGGGATCTCCTTTCGAAAAAATCGGTTATGTATCATGTCGGACGTCCGAATGAAAACGGTTTCGTGCCTCAAATTTGGGAAACATTGGGGCTTGACTCCTATAACTCTCATACTAACATCTGTTCCTCAAACGGACGTACTCCTACGATTTGGACAGCGAATGATGACCGTACGAGTCCGGACTGGGCGAATGCGAAACTCATTTTCTTGAACTCTTCGCATGCCGCCGATGCAGGGCACTATTTTGCCCAATCGGCAGCGTTTATCGCTGATGCCCGTAAAAAAGGGGCAAAGATGGTCGTAATGGATCCTCGTATGTCAAACTCGGCAGGGATGTCCGATCTTTGGATCGCAGCATGGCCGGGAACGGAAACGGCGATTTATCTTTACTTAGCCAACCGTATTTTGAATGAAAATATGGTAGACAAAAAATTCGTAAAAAAATGGTTCAACTGGGAAACGTTGATGAACGATTCAGAACATCTGAATTTTATGGTAGAAAAAGGGCAAATTTCCAAACTCCCAGCAGGACGTGACTTTGAGAGCTATCTTGAGCTGCTAAAAGATATGTATTCTCCGTATACATTGGAATATGCGGTCAAAGAGACTCATGTTCCGGCGTATAAACTTGAAAAACTTTATGAGATGTTTATTTGGGCTGGAGACGCTATTTCTACCTATATCTGGCGTGCAACGGCTGCGGGTAACCGCGGTGGATGGATGAGCGGTCGTGCGGCCTATTTTGCGATCGGTCTTCGCGGTGCGATCGGGACTGAAGGGGGAACTTTCTTCCACCACTGGCACGTTATATCCGTCTCCGGTAAAGGTGGGAGTGCAACCGTAGGTCAAGGGGTTTCGGGTGCCGATGTACCGAAGGTACAAGCATGGAATGAGCTTACTTGGCCGCCGGAATGGCCGTTATCGACCTATGAACTTTCTTATCTTCTTCCACATCTCCTGACGGATAAGGCATGGCAGAAAAAATGGAATGATCGCGGATTGACGGTTCCAAGTAAATTGGCAGTCTATATTCCTCGTATGTATAACCCTGTTTGGATCAATCCGGACGGCTTCCGCTGGATAGAAGTGTTGAAAAATGAAGAGATTATGGAACTTACGATGAACCTCTCACCGGTATGGTCAGAGACCAACTGGTACATGGACTATGTTCTCCCTGTCGGGCTTGCGGGTGAGCGCCATGACCAACACTCGGAAGCAACTTTCCCGGCTCGTTGGACAACATTTCGTCAGCCGGTATTGCGTGTAGCGTTGGAAAAATCGGGCTGGAAAGCTAAAAATCCTGCACGTGCAACTCTCGAAGCGCACATCAAAGCGGGTCTGGGGGAAGTATGGGAAGAGAATGAATTCTGGTTCCAGCTTTGTACCGATTTCATTGATCCGGACGGATCTCTCGGAATCAAAAAAATGTGGGAGTCCAAACGTCATCCGGGTAAAACGGTTACTATTTCTGAATGGTACGATGCGGCGTTCGGAGACAATTTGCCGAAACTCAAAGAGACGGCAACGAATGATCCTCGCTATATGAATGAAGAGTTCCCAGTTTATTCGTATCTACGTGATCACGGGGTATGGATGGAAGAGGATAAAATCTACCATGCAATGGAACGCGAACTAAAAATGGAAGAGGGCGAAGTTATTTCACATGGTCATAAATTTGCCGCTTCCACGATGAGTGTCGGTGCGGGCGGTATTATCTCTGCACAAGATCACAACGGTAAAGAGAAAAAAATCGGTGTTGAAATCGACGGTAAAAAAATGGAAGGGTTTGCAACACTTTCTAAAAAGTTAGAGTTCTATACTCAGTGGGCAACCGATTGGAAGTGGAGAGAGTACGCAATGCCGTTCTATCCGCGTAACGACAAAGAAAAAGGGGAGATGGTCCACATCGTTTCGCATGTCAATCATATGTATATGAAAGAGGAGAACTCATTTGCTCTGAATACCGTTTTCCGTTTGCCGTATAACATTCACACACGTTCAGCAAACTCGAAACACCTTATGGAGATCAGCCAAAACCATGACCCGATCTGGATTTCGACAAAAGATGCACAGCGTCTCGGATTCAAACGCGGTGATGCTATTCGTGTCAAAATTGTCGATACGGTTTCTGGATTAGAGAGCGGTCATTTTGTCGCTATGGCGGTTCCGACAGAGGGTGTTCTTCCGGGGACACTCGCGTGTTCTCACCATGGCGGACGCTGGAAACTGACCAATGCCGTTACGATTCCAAACGGTGTAAGTGACGGCAAAGTGGCACCGGGTGCTGCTCCGCGTGATTTAGGGAATAAAGAGTTCTTAGCTGAATCTCCGGCAAATGTCGGAAAAGCGGACGGACAAAGCATTATTGACGATTATGAAGGTACTACGGGGCTAAACAGCTTTGGAGTTCCGGTTGCCGAAGTACAAATGGACGGCAAAGTAGGAAAACTCAAATACGTTGAGGGGATCAAACCGTTCCATACGGAGCGTTTCGGTGAATACAACCGTGATTCTGGTAATGTGTGGTGGGACGGTTTGAGCGGTTCATGGCAAAATGCCGTTGCCGCTCCGCATCCGGATCCGGTTTCGGGGATGCACTGCTGGCATCACAAAGTTCTTCTTGAACCGGCGCAAGCGGGAGACAAAATCGGAGATATTTTCGTAAACTACGATAATAACTTTAAAGTCTATCAAGCATGGAGAGATACATTAAGTCGCGGATTGGATGCTAATTCAACCCTCCGCCGTCCTCGCCATATAAAACGTCCGTGGGTCAACCTCGACCCGTCGGTCTACGATGTCAGTATCAAGTCGTAA
- a CDS encoding TorD/DmsD family molecular chaperone: MDEIIARSNLYALLSRILLQELDVERLEILRNDETVLEFMPHWRDWEPRKTIEAQQLLEEYLNPDFTNLSLLHLVPYETFYTRPDQMIETGGANPVTDIYSAYDFLVDYEVARVVSSDHIGIEMEFMHHLCEAQLKAFEESDHDAVQELINVQHNFLNSHLLKWAPMYLINMKYESRTPLYYDTAEMALEFILSDNETLSALVVA; the protein is encoded by the coding sequence ATGGATGAAATTATCGCACGCAGTAATTTATATGCGTTGTTATCACGAATATTACTCCAAGAGTTGGATGTTGAGCGTTTAGAAATTCTACGCAATGACGAAACAGTTTTAGAATTTATGCCTCATTGGCGTGATTGGGAACCTCGTAAAACTATCGAAGCACAACAACTTTTGGAAGAATATTTAAATCCAGATTTTACCAACCTGTCATTACTCCATCTGGTACCGTACGAGACATTTTATACCCGGCCTGACCAAATGATCGAAACGGGAGGAGCAAACCCCGTAACCGATATCTATAGTGCGTATGATTTTCTTGTTGATTATGAAGTGGCACGTGTCGTCTCTTCGGATCATATCGGTATCGAGATGGAATTTATGCACCATTTGTGCGAAGCACAGCTCAAAGCATTCGAAGAATCGGATCATGATGCGGTACAAGAGCTGATTAATGTGCAGCATAATTTTTTAAATTCCCATTTATTAAAATGGGCGCCGATGTATCTGATCAACATGAAATATGAGTCACGTACGCCACTTTATTACGATACGGCAGAGATGGCATTGGAATTTATCCTTTCGGATAACGAAACATTGAGTGCTTTGGTAGTGGCGTGA
- a CDS encoding 4Fe-4S binding protein produces MSLLELAPARCVRALSINSICSHCADVCPTNAINLSARLPSINQSLCVGCAGCVAVCPSEALGLDDFNPTEFFFSMASDAENVVSCQKNLPCIAALSVEHLISLCSLKKGLVLDTGHCNSCEIGDKVLEMMEGRIQSTNYLLEAIEIDERVVCEKIAYSSGETNEPKERRDFFKTFHLRGIAKVKHDFEKEVQSTTDEFIEAHIDSSHTQELRTKKITDRRKLFFTALKRVEKPSRFHVVDSSMIDFTSQKIMDEAKCTACQMCYRVCPTAALTSDMRNSKIDFDPFLCVKCHLCHDVCESDAISVSTSYNLTEWFEPKVQNLITYTVRRCDECDGLFSSVGGEKICHRCQLEEEEALELWGLNK; encoded by the coding sequence GTGAGTCTTTTAGAACTTGCACCCGCACGATGCGTCCGCGCTTTGAGTATCAATTCGATCTGTTCTCATTGTGCTGATGTTTGCCCTACGAATGCTATCAACCTCTCTGCTCGTCTCCCCTCGATTAATCAATCACTTTGTGTCGGATGTGCGGGGTGTGTGGCGGTCTGTCCGAGTGAAGCGCTGGGATTGGATGATTTTAATCCGACGGAGTTTTTCTTTAGTATGGCTTCGGATGCGGAAAATGTGGTTTCGTGCCAAAAAAATCTCCCCTGTATTGCCGCTCTTTCAGTCGAGCATTTAATCTCGTTGTGCAGTCTTAAAAAAGGATTGGTTCTGGATACCGGGCATTGCAACAGCTGCGAGATCGGGGATAAAGTGCTTGAGATGATGGAGGGGAGAATTCAGAGTACGAACTATCTCCTTGAAGCGATAGAGATTGATGAGAGAGTTGTGTGCGAGAAAATTGCCTACAGCAGCGGTGAGACGAATGAACCCAAAGAGAGGAGAGATTTTTTTAAAACCTTTCATCTGAGGGGGATCGCAAAAGTCAAACATGATTTTGAAAAAGAGGTACAAAGTACGACCGACGAGTTTATCGAAGCACATATTGACAGCTCCCATACCCAAGAGCTTAGGACGAAAAAAATCACCGACCGCCGTAAACTCTTTTTTACCGCATTGAAAAGGGTAGAAAAACCGTCCCGATTTCATGTCGTTGATAGTTCTATGATCGATTTTACTTCGCAGAAAATCATGGATGAAGCTAAATGTACCGCTTGTCAGATGTGTTATCGCGTGTGCCCCACCGCGGCGCTCACTTCCGACATGCGGAATTCTAAAATCGATTTTGATCCGTTTTTATGTGTCAAATGCCACTTGTGCCATGACGTATGCGAAAGTGATGCGATTAGTGTTTCAACCTCGTATAATCTCACGGAATGGTTTGAACCTAAAGTGCAGAATCTTATCACTTATACCGTGCGTCGATGCGATGAGTGTGACGGATTGTTCAGTTCGGTGGGGGGCGAGAAAATCTGTCATCGCTGTCAGCTTGAAGAAGAGGAAGCGTTGGAATTATGGGGATTAAATAAATGA